From a single Planococcus shenhongbingii genomic region:
- the mtnA gene encoding S-methyl-5-thioribose-1-phosphate isomerase has product MTIPLSIAWTDGQLVILDQQKLPHEIDYLTLETIEDVYEAIFTLKVRGAPAIGITAAYGLALAAQRHDAETVEAFLHDVRKDALYLGESRPTAVNLMWALDRLLEAVQKAESVENGKVLLIAEAVRIHQEDEASCRQIGEYALALLEGHKRVMTICNAGSIATAKYGTALAPFHLGSERGRKFEVFACETRPVFQGARLTVWELQQSGVDVTLITDSMAAHTIGAKDIEAIIVGADRIAANGDTANKIGTLNLAILADAYGIPFYVAAPASTFDVTIDSGAEIPIEERKAEEITHLGSQPIAPLGTKVFNPAFDVTPSRFITAIITEKGIIRPDYYQNIPGVLNPYAEKGEK; this is encoded by the coding sequence ATGACCATTCCATTATCAATTGCCTGGACAGACGGGCAGTTGGTCATCTTAGATCAACAGAAATTGCCGCATGAAATTGACTATTTGACACTCGAGACGATTGAAGATGTCTATGAAGCCATCTTTACGCTGAAAGTTCGCGGCGCCCCGGCCATCGGCATCACCGCCGCTTATGGCTTAGCACTGGCAGCCCAGCGGCACGATGCTGAAACAGTGGAAGCGTTCCTGCATGATGTGCGCAAAGATGCGCTTTATCTAGGAGAGTCGCGTCCGACGGCCGTCAACTTAATGTGGGCGCTCGATAGATTGCTTGAAGCCGTTCAAAAAGCTGAATCTGTAGAAAATGGAAAAGTGCTGCTTATCGCAGAAGCGGTGCGCATCCACCAGGAAGATGAAGCTTCCTGCCGGCAGATCGGCGAATATGCCTTGGCGCTTTTGGAAGGGCATAAACGGGTGATGACCATCTGCAATGCCGGATCGATTGCCACTGCGAAATATGGAACAGCCTTGGCGCCATTTCACCTTGGAAGCGAACGCGGCCGGAAATTTGAAGTGTTTGCATGTGAGACCCGCCCGGTATTCCAAGGTGCACGGCTGACCGTCTGGGAGCTTCAGCAGTCAGGAGTGGACGTCACGCTTATCACCGACAGCATGGCGGCCCACACTATTGGGGCGAAAGACATCGAAGCCATTATCGTGGGCGCGGACCGCATCGCGGCGAACGGCGATACCGCCAATAAAATCGGAACACTCAACTTGGCGATTCTCGCTGATGCTTATGGGATTCCATTTTATGTAGCGGCACCCGCATCAACATTTGACGTCACCATTGACAGCGGTGCAGAAATACCAATTGAAGAACGGAAAGCGGAAGAAATTACTCATCTTGGCAGTCAGCCGATAGCGCCTCTGGGCACGAAAGTCTTCAATCCTGCTTTTGATGTGACTCCATCCCGCTTTATTACTGCAATTATCACAGAAAAAGGAATCATCAGACCTGATTACTACCAAAACATTCCCGGAGTTCTTAACCCCTATGCAGAAAAAGGAGAAAAATAA
- a CDS encoding 2-hydroxy-3-keto-5-methylthiopentenyl-1-phosphate phosphatase, whose protein sequence is MSKPVIFCDFDGTVTNNDNIIAIMKKFNPPGWESVKDDILAQRVSIKDGVAKMFTLLPSSKKDDIISYVLEQAQIRDGFSEFVAYAKKQDIALYIVSGGIDFFVYPLLESFGPFAGVYCNEADFSGETININFPHRCDDECTSQGCGCCKPSIIRELLENGAKSIVIGDSITDLEAAKRADLVIARDFLIEKCEELGLSYEPFENFRDVTSIIDARLGVKL, encoded by the coding sequence TTGAGCAAACCAGTGATTTTCTGCGATTTTGATGGCACGGTGACCAACAACGACAACATCATCGCAATCATGAAAAAATTCAATCCGCCCGGCTGGGAATCGGTCAAAGACGATATCCTGGCCCAACGGGTCTCCATAAAAGATGGCGTTGCAAAGATGTTCACGCTGTTGCCGTCATCGAAAAAAGACGACATTATCAGCTATGTGCTGGAACAGGCGCAAATCCGTGACGGCTTTTCTGAATTCGTGGCCTACGCCAAAAAACAGGATATTGCGCTTTATATCGTCAGCGGCGGCATTGACTTTTTTGTCTATCCGCTGCTCGAATCATTCGGCCCTTTCGCCGGCGTCTATTGCAACGAAGCCGATTTTTCAGGAGAAACGATCAACATCAATTTTCCGCACAGATGCGATGACGAATGCACGAGCCAAGGCTGCGGCTGCTGCAAGCCGTCCATTATCCGCGAGCTGCTTGAAAACGGCGCGAAAAGCATCGTCATCGGAGACTCCATCACCGATCTTGAAGCGGCGAAACGGGCAGACCTCGTCATTGCCCGCGATTTTTTAATCGAGAAATGCGAAGAGCTCGGCTTGTCGTATGAGCCGTTTGAAAACTTCCGGGATGTCACTTCCATCATCGACGCTCGTCTGGGTGTGAAGCTATGA
- the mtnW gene encoding 2,3-diketo-5-methylthiopentyl-1-phosphate enolase — translation MSSLTATYQLYGKAGSFGKKAEGIALGLTIGSWTDLPLLEQQQLKHHKGNVVSTTEFEDSPHPLKPDEIKAVVKISYPSANFSADFPAILTTVFGKLSLDGEVKLLDLEFDEELLSHFPGPRFGIDGIRGLLGVTGRPLVMSIFKGVIGRDLDFLASQLRQQALGGVDLVKDDEILFDNPLTPFEKRITTGKNVLQQVFEETGHRTLYAVNLSGRTSSLRDKAKKARKLGADALLFNVHAYGLDVLQELAEDPDIGLPLMAHPAFSGAFTSSNFYGLATSLALGKLVRYAGADFSLFPSPYGSVALEKAQARALGEELVKDSPLKRSFPVPSAGIHPGLVPLLINDFGIDSIINAGGGVHGHPDGAAGGGKAFRQAVDAVLSKKTLADASEQHEELKTALAIWG, via the coding sequence ATGAGCAGTTTAACAGCGACTTACCAGCTGTATGGCAAAGCGGGTTCATTCGGGAAAAAGGCAGAAGGAATCGCCCTGGGCCTGACGATCGGATCGTGGACCGACTTGCCATTATTGGAACAGCAGCAATTAAAACACCATAAAGGAAATGTCGTTTCGACAACGGAATTTGAAGATTCCCCGCATCCGTTAAAGCCGGATGAAATCAAGGCTGTGGTGAAGATTTCGTATCCAAGTGCCAACTTCTCAGCGGATTTCCCGGCAATATTAACCACCGTCTTCGGCAAATTGTCGCTGGATGGTGAAGTTAAGCTGCTTGATTTGGAGTTTGACGAAGAGCTGCTCTCGCATTTTCCGGGACCACGATTCGGCATCGACGGAATCCGGGGATTGCTTGGCGTTACCGGCCGGCCGCTTGTCATGAGCATCTTCAAAGGCGTCATCGGCCGCGACTTGGATTTCCTCGCTTCACAGCTTCGCCAGCAGGCGCTCGGCGGAGTGGATTTGGTAAAAGATGATGAGATTCTATTTGATAATCCGCTGACGCCTTTTGAGAAGCGGATCACGACAGGGAAAAACGTGCTGCAGCAGGTCTTTGAGGAAACTGGGCACCGGACGCTTTATGCGGTGAACTTGTCGGGGCGCACTTCCAGCTTGCGTGACAAGGCAAAAAAAGCACGCAAACTTGGAGCGGATGCCTTGCTGTTCAATGTCCATGCTTATGGTCTGGATGTGCTGCAGGAACTAGCAGAAGATCCGGATATCGGGCTGCCGCTCATGGCGCATCCAGCATTCAGCGGCGCTTTCACTTCTTCCAACTTTTATGGACTGGCCACTTCTCTGGCACTCGGAAAACTGGTCCGCTACGCAGGCGCCGACTTTTCTTTGTTCCCCTCCCCTTACGGCAGTGTTGCTCTTGAAAAAGCCCAGGCACGGGCACTCGGTGAGGAATTGGTGAAGGACAGTCCGTTGAAGCGAAGCTTCCCAGTGCCTTCTGCAGGCATCCATCCCGGACTTGTTCCGTTATTGATCAACGATTTCGGAATTGACAGTATCATCAATGCAGGAGGCGGCGTACATGGCCATCCGGACGGTGCAGCCGGAGGCGGTAAAGCTTTCCGCCAGGCAGTTGATGCCGTTTTAAGCAAAAAAACACTCGCCGACGCTTCTGAACAGCATGAAGAATTAAAAACAGCATTGGCAATATGGGGGTAA
- a CDS encoding DUF4395 domain-containing protein yields MTIPKPLVQSNQLFIVLTVILALIFHKAILFLPFAAGVLTLITGKNPVILVGRRFLKKPANHYIQEDRAQQIFNQWIATICLGLSLLAFLFGFTLVGYAFSIMVVAAAGVALMGYCIGCTIRYRYMMWRHKRANAAN; encoded by the coding sequence ATGACAATTCCAAAACCACTTGTTCAATCCAATCAGTTATTTATTGTCCTTACCGTCATCTTGGCGCTGATTTTCCATAAAGCGATTCTGTTCCTGCCATTTGCTGCAGGCGTCTTGACACTTATAACCGGCAAGAACCCGGTGATTTTAGTCGGGAGACGATTTTTAAAAAAACCGGCAAACCACTATATTCAGGAAGACCGCGCCCAGCAGATTTTCAATCAATGGATTGCCACCATTTGCCTGGGATTATCGTTGCTGGCTTTCCTATTCGGTTTTACGCTAGTGGGTTATGCTTTCAGCATTATGGTTGTCGCAGCAGCAGGAGTTGCGCTGATGGGCTATTGCATCGGCTGCACGATCCGTTACCGCTATATGATGTGGCGGCATAAAAGAGCAAACGCGGCAAATTAA
- a CDS encoding sugar ABC transporter ATP-binding protein, giving the protein MGNSLLSMTGIRKTFGKVTALERAEFGLEQGEVHALLGVNGAGKSTLIKILSGVYGQDAGEIRLEGNLVQLQSPKAAKQQGIYCVYQEVDTAIVPELSVAENILLDTFAAGGGLFVSKAKMYVQAREALAQLQSENLNVKQKAAQLTLAEKQLVLIARALVHSAKIIIFDEPTAPLSIPEADKLFTVINKLKKQGVGCIFISHRLPEVFKISDRITVMAEGKWVNTFETETAVQEEVVEAMLGKTLSNELVHREHEIGAPLLAVKDLSDGRKVKNLSFTMASGEIVGVVGLVGAGKTELAKALFGGTPLTSGTIELSGRQLKLRNPGDAIKAGIALVPEERRKEGLFVQESLQANASFPNLKKFSPQLFMDKKSEKRFAEEIISRLKIKTDSTDTPLVHLSGGNQQKVAIGKWTSLDSAVYLFDEPTKGVDIGAKVDIFKLIRQLAESGKGCLYFSSEIHEAIGISDRILVMYNGQIVKEFSRQEATQERILLYASGGKEEYGKNPKLSTRESNPVSI; this is encoded by the coding sequence ATGGGGAATTCTTTGCTGTCAATGACAGGAATCCGGAAAACGTTCGGAAAAGTAACGGCATTGGAAAGGGCAGAGTTCGGTCTCGAACAAGGAGAAGTACATGCCTTGCTTGGCGTCAACGGTGCTGGAAAAAGTACATTGATCAAAATATTATCGGGCGTTTATGGACAAGACGCGGGAGAAATCCGGCTGGAAGGAAACCTTGTTCAGCTGCAATCACCGAAAGCGGCGAAACAGCAAGGCATTTATTGTGTTTACCAGGAAGTGGATACAGCAATCGTGCCGGAATTATCGGTTGCTGAAAATATTCTCCTTGATACTTTCGCAGCTGGCGGCGGACTGTTTGTCTCCAAAGCAAAAATGTACGTACAGGCGCGTGAAGCGTTGGCTCAATTGCAATCGGAAAATCTTAATGTCAAACAAAAAGCGGCCCAGCTGACATTGGCGGAGAAACAATTAGTGCTGATTGCCCGTGCTCTCGTCCATTCAGCGAAAATCATCATTTTTGATGAACCGACAGCCCCGCTGTCAATCCCCGAAGCCGACAAGCTATTTACGGTCATCAATAAATTAAAAAAGCAGGGAGTCGGCTGTATTTTTATCTCTCACCGGCTGCCGGAAGTGTTTAAAATCAGCGACCGCATCACGGTGATGGCAGAAGGTAAGTGGGTGAATACGTTTGAGACAGAAACGGCTGTGCAGGAAGAAGTTGTTGAAGCGATGCTTGGAAAAACGCTCAGCAATGAACTGGTTCACCGCGAACATGAAATCGGTGCTCCATTGCTGGCTGTGAAAGATTTATCTGACGGACGAAAAGTGAAAAACCTGTCCTTCACTATGGCATCCGGGGAAATCGTTGGCGTCGTCGGGCTTGTCGGGGCAGGAAAGACTGAATTAGCAAAAGCCTTATTCGGCGGAACTCCGTTAACTTCAGGTACGATCGAACTGTCAGGAAGGCAGCTGAAACTCAGGAATCCTGGAGATGCCATTAAAGCAGGGATAGCGCTGGTGCCCGAAGAAAGGCGGAAAGAAGGATTATTCGTCCAAGAATCCTTACAGGCAAACGCATCGTTTCCTAATCTGAAAAAATTCTCGCCGCAGCTGTTCATGGATAAAAAATCAGAAAAAAGATTTGCCGAAGAAATCATCAGCCGGCTCAAAATTAAAACGGACAGCACGGATACACCACTTGTCCATCTAAGTGGTGGCAATCAGCAAAAAGTGGCAATCGGCAAATGGACTTCCCTTGATTCTGCGGTTTATCTCTTTGATGAGCCAACAAAAGGAGTCGATATCGGAGCCAAAGTGGATATTTTCAAGCTGATTCGCCAACTGGCGGAAAGCGGCAAAGGCTGTCTTTATTTTTCCAGCGAAATTCATGAAGCCATCGGAATTTCAGACCGGATTTTGGTTATGTACAATGGTCAGATCGTGAAAGAGTTTTCACGGCAAGAAGCGACCCAGGAAAGGATTTTGTTATATGCAAGCGGTGGAAAAGAAGAGTACGGCAAAAACCCAAAACTCAGCACAAGAGAAAGCAATCCAGTTTCTATTTAA
- a CDS encoding ABC transporter permease, whose translation MQAVEKKSTAKTQNSAQEKAIQFLFKYGAIFLLVFIILYFSTISDTFFTYGNFTDILRSISIVTLLALGVTFTLVVDGFDLSVGSTMSLSTVVSASLMVWYEMPLWLVLLLPILVGVLVGVVNSLLIVVIGIPDLLATLSMMYIVAGLHRTYTEGYSIYNNMPLTSGGTAPGQFSEAFLWIGQGQMLGLPVPVWIMLILVLASYVVLNHTRWGRILYMTGGNAEAASLSGVNVKKVKFTAYVVSGVFASMAGILFTARVGSGQIDAGAPLLMEAVAAVFVGYSVLGAGKPNALGTFFGAAVIGILLNGLTILNLPYYAFDIIKGGVLVAALAVTYIYAKNKFAKT comes from the coding sequence ATGCAAGCGGTGGAAAAGAAGAGTACGGCAAAAACCCAAAACTCAGCACAAGAGAAAGCAATCCAGTTTCTATTTAAATACGGCGCCATCTTCTTATTGGTATTCATCATTCTTTATTTCAGTACGATCAGCGATACTTTTTTCACGTATGGAAATTTTACGGACATTCTTCGTTCCATTTCAATCGTGACTTTGCTGGCGCTGGGAGTAACATTTACGCTAGTAGTGGATGGTTTTGATTTATCGGTCGGTTCGACGATGTCGTTATCGACGGTAGTATCCGCTTCACTGATGGTCTGGTATGAGATGCCTTTATGGCTGGTCCTGCTGCTGCCAATCCTGGTGGGGGTTTTGGTTGGAGTGGTCAATAGTCTATTGATTGTCGTCATTGGCATTCCGGATCTGCTCGCGACATTGAGCATGATGTACATCGTGGCAGGGCTGCACCGGACCTATACAGAAGGCTATTCCATTTATAATAATATGCCGCTGACCTCAGGCGGGACAGCGCCTGGGCAGTTTTCGGAAGCGTTTCTGTGGATTGGACAGGGGCAGATGCTCGGCTTGCCAGTCCCGGTATGGATTATGCTGATTTTGGTGCTGGCTTCTTATGTGGTGCTAAATCATACCCGATGGGGCAGAATCCTCTATATGACCGGCGGAAATGCGGAAGCGGCCAGTTTATCAGGAGTGAATGTCAAAAAAGTGAAGTTCACGGCATATGTGGTTTCCGGTGTTTTTGCTTCGATGGCAGGAATCTTGTTTACAGCACGTGTCGGATCCGGCCAGATTGATGCAGGTGCTCCGTTGTTGATGGAAGCAGTAGCGGCTGTATTCGTCGGCTACTCGGTGCTTGGCGCCGGCAAGCCGAATGCACTCGGCACTTTTTTCGGGGCAGCGGTCATCGGCATCCTGCTGAACGGCCTGACGATCCTCAATCTTCCGTATTATGCATTCGATATCATCAAAGGCGGCGTTTTGGTCGCCGCCCTTGCAGTCACTTACATTTATGCGAAAAATAAATTCGCGAAAACTTGA
- the mtnK gene encoding S-methyl-5-thioribose kinase translates to MTIASKQYEALTEEKAIALAQSLYPFPEGAELVCREIGDGNLNYVFQIKDPKSGKGLIIKQALPYAKVVGESWPLTLKRATIEANALQKHSEFAPGLVPAVYAMDEELAITVMEDLSHLTIAREGLIQGAAYPKLSEDIGEYLGRTLFHTSDFALHPFEKKRLVADYSNPELCKITEDLIFTDPFFNNDTNDYEPELQATVEAIWNNGPLKLEAAKLKFSFLTEAEALLHGDLHTGSIFASESETKVIDPEFAFYGPIGFDVGLFLANLIVQSITRSGEERQVIVNHIERTWEVFSTRFSELWDREGIEAYKDTPGYKEFILEKIFRDTLGFAGCELIRRTIGLAHVKDLDSIEDKNLRIRLKKQALHTGEALILKRSGLTTISAVSGLLEELKQ, encoded by the coding sequence ATGACAATAGCATCCAAACAATACGAAGCATTAACCGAAGAAAAAGCCATTGCACTGGCTCAGAGCCTATACCCATTCCCTGAAGGAGCGGAACTGGTGTGCCGCGAAATCGGAGACGGGAACTTGAATTATGTATTCCAGATCAAAGATCCTAAAAGTGGAAAAGGGTTGATTATCAAACAGGCATTGCCATATGCGAAAGTTGTCGGGGAAAGCTGGCCGCTGACATTGAAACGCGCAACGATTGAAGCGAACGCTCTTCAAAAGCATAGCGAATTTGCACCGGGGCTGGTACCGGCCGTTTATGCCATGGATGAGGAACTGGCGATTACCGTAATGGAAGACTTGTCTCATCTGACGATTGCACGCGAAGGGCTGATCCAAGGGGCAGCTTATCCAAAACTATCGGAAGACATCGGTGAATATTTGGGACGCACGCTGTTCCATACATCTGATTTTGCGCTGCACCCGTTTGAGAAAAAGCGGTTGGTGGCCGACTACTCCAACCCGGAACTGTGCAAAATAACAGAGGACCTTATTTTCACCGACCCGTTTTTCAATAACGACACCAATGATTACGAACCGGAGCTTCAAGCCACGGTCGAAGCTATCTGGAACAACGGTCCATTGAAACTTGAAGCGGCAAAGCTGAAGTTCAGTTTTTTGACGGAAGCGGAAGCGCTATTGCATGGGGACCTTCATACCGGCAGTATTTTTGCCAGTGAATCGGAAACGAAAGTCATCGATCCCGAATTTGCTTTTTACGGTCCTATTGGCTTTGACGTCGGCTTGTTTCTGGCAAACTTAATCGTTCAGTCAATCACCCGGAGCGGCGAAGAACGCCAAGTGATTGTGAATCATATCGAACGTACATGGGAAGTTTTCTCAACCCGCTTTTCAGAACTATGGGACCGGGAAGGCATTGAAGCATACAAAGACACACCAGGCTATAAAGAGTTCATATTGGAAAAGATATTCCGCGACACGCTTGGCTTTGCCGGCTGTGAATTGATTCGACGCACAATCGGACTGGCACATGTTAAAGATTTGGACAGCATTGAAGATAAGAACTTGCGCATTCGTTTAAAGAAACAAGCTTTGCACACCGGCGAAGCGCTGATTTTAAAACGTTCCGGGTTAACAACAATCAGTGCGGTATCTGGTCTGCTTGAGGAGCTGAAGCAATGA
- a CDS encoding methylthioribulose 1-phosphate dehydratase: MTALQERWQELADVKDELALRDWFMGTSGNLAIKVQDSPVEFLVTASGKDKRKRTAEDFLLVDAAGKAVDETHLKPSAETLLHCEVYSKTPAGCSLHIHTVANNIISELYGNRGKIDFQGLELIKAFGLWDEDAVLTIPIIPNHAHIPDLAEEFRKHLTADSGAVLIRNHGITVWGKNGFEAKKLLEASEFLFQYQMALYQIHSH, translated from the coding sequence ATGACGGCGCTTCAGGAGCGATGGCAGGAACTTGCAGATGTCAAAGACGAATTGGCGCTCCGGGACTGGTTCATGGGAACGAGCGGCAACTTGGCCATTAAAGTCCAAGATTCGCCTGTTGAATTTCTTGTGACGGCCAGCGGCAAAGATAAGCGCAAACGCACGGCAGAAGATTTTTTGCTGGTGGATGCAGCCGGCAAGGCAGTCGATGAGACACATTTGAAGCCGTCGGCTGAAACTTTGCTGCATTGTGAAGTTTATTCGAAAACACCTGCGGGGTGCAGCCTCCATATCCATACCGTTGCCAATAACATCATTTCGGAACTATACGGGAACCGTGGAAAAATTGATTTCCAAGGCCTTGAACTCATCAAAGCATTCGGTTTATGGGATGAAGATGCGGTGTTGACCATCCCCATCATCCCAAACCACGCCCACATCCCTGACCTTGCGGAAGAGTTCCGAAAACACTTGACTGCCGATAGCGGCGCAGTGCTGATCCGCAACCATGGCATTACCGTGTGGGGCAAAAACGGTTTTGAAGCCAAGAAACTGCTGGAGGCAAGTGAGTTTCTTTTCCAGTATCAGATGGCTTTGTATCAAATACATTCACATTAA
- a CDS encoding sugar ABC transporter substrate-binding protein produces MKKQSLLLLTILLIISAFLAACQPKGEGSEEKTPDAAKAEASDNPLAGKKVALIMQQNLGTFSAQYIEGVEEQVGKFGGDVTVFTSDGDLAKMASNLDAAINQGFDGILIDHGTKEALNQGVEKAVEKGIPVVAFDAGVDVEGVVSLEQGDQQMAEMTLEKLANDHDGKANIVKIWVAGFAPMERRQVAYEEFLKNNTGIKEVTAFGAATQNTALDTQAQMEAVLKQYPNEGEITAVWAAWDEFAKGAVRAIEQSGRTDISVYSIDMSDEDLQMIQKDGSPWAASAAVDPVDIGRIQVRYLYQQINGENPEQKVVLEPIFVDAEKLPEEAITTAELSEYIEGWGASEQGYTDGLKKLENK; encoded by the coding sequence ATGAAAAAACAATCGCTCTTATTATTAACCATTTTATTGATCATCAGTGCATTTCTGGCTGCCTGCCAGCCAAAAGGCGAAGGCAGTGAAGAAAAGACGCCGGACGCTGCGAAAGCAGAAGCCTCGGATAATCCGTTGGCCGGCAAAAAAGTCGCGCTCATCATGCAGCAAAACTTAGGGACGTTTTCTGCGCAGTATATCGAAGGTGTGGAAGAACAAGTCGGGAAATTCGGCGGCGACGTAACGGTCTTTACATCGGACGGCGATTTGGCAAAAATGGCATCCAACTTGGACGCAGCCATCAACCAAGGATTTGACGGAATTTTGATTGACCACGGCACCAAAGAGGCATTGAACCAAGGCGTTGAAAAAGCAGTGGAAAAAGGAATTCCGGTTGTCGCTTTTGATGCGGGAGTAGATGTTGAAGGCGTGGTTTCTTTAGAACAAGGCGATCAGCAAATGGCTGAAATGACATTGGAAAAATTGGCTAACGACCATGATGGAAAAGCGAATATCGTAAAAATCTGGGTAGCCGGCTTTGCCCCGATGGAACGCCGCCAAGTTGCTTACGAAGAATTCTTGAAAAACAACACAGGCATCAAAGAAGTCACGGCATTCGGTGCAGCGACTCAAAACACGGCTCTTGATACACAGGCGCAAATGGAAGCGGTATTGAAGCAATATCCGAATGAAGGCGAAATCACAGCAGTCTGGGCTGCCTGGGATGAATTTGCAAAAGGTGCAGTACGCGCCATCGAACAATCCGGGCGCACCGACATCAGCGTCTACAGCATCGACATGAGTGATGAAGACTTGCAGATGATCCAGAAAGACGGCAGCCCGTGGGCAGCTTCGGCAGCGGTGGATCCGGTTGATATTGGCCGCATTCAAGTGCGTTACCTGTATCAGCAAATCAATGGTGAAAATCCGGAACAGAAAGTGGTGCTGGAACCGATTTTTGTAGATGCGGAAAAATTACCTGAAGAAGCCATCACGACCGCTGAATTGAGCGAGTACATCGAAGGCTGGGGCGCGAGTGAGCAAGGGTATACAGACGGGCTTAAGAAGTTGGAAAATAAATAA
- a CDS encoding 1,2-dihydroxy-3-keto-5-methylthiopentene dioxygenase has product MAIIKIQGTNETIEAQNEVAAFLEQQEVIYEHWDINKLPEHLREKFNLSDEEKEDILAAFKAEIDDISERRGYQAADIISLSDSNPKLDELLKNFQRKHIHTDDEVRYIVSGHGVFIIQGKDERFFEVHLSPGDLISVPENITHYFTLADDRKVVAVRIFVTTEGWVPVYQEEESVQN; this is encoded by the coding sequence ATGGCAATCATTAAAATTCAAGGAACAAATGAAACAATCGAAGCGCAAAACGAAGTAGCAGCATTCCTCGAACAGCAGGAAGTTATTTACGAGCATTGGGACATCAACAAATTGCCGGAGCACCTGCGCGAGAAATTCAATCTCAGCGATGAAGAAAAAGAGGATATCCTGGCAGCTTTCAAAGCGGAAATCGACGACATTTCAGAACGCCGAGGCTACCAGGCAGCAGACATCATCTCGCTGTCCGATTCAAATCCGAAATTGGATGAACTGCTGAAAAACTTCCAGCGCAAACACATTCACACAGATGATGAAGTGCGTTACATCGTCAGCGGGCACGGCGTTTTCATCATCCAAGGAAAAGACGAGCGCTTTTTTGAAGTGCATCTGTCTCCTGGAGATTTGATTTCTGTGCCTGAAAACATCACCCATTACTTTACATTGGCAGATGACCGCAAAGTTGTCGCAGTCCGCATTTTCGTTACGACTGAAGGATGGGTTCCTGTTTATCAGGAAGAAGAAAGCGTACAGAACTGA